The following DNA comes from Riemerella anatipestifer ATCC 11845 = DSM 15868.
TTACATCTAACAAGCTAGACCAAAATGCCAAGTTCTTCATCCGTCTAGGAAGTGATGCCATAGACAACTATTACGAATACGAGTCTTCACTAAAATACACCGCTAAAAACGCAACCTCTCCACTAGACATTTGGCCAACTGAGAACACGATTAACTTTAATCTAAAAGAATTCATCAATGCCAAACTAAGAAGAGAAACCGCAGGGATAAGTCTAGACCAAAGATATAAAGACCAAGAGTATGGTGATAGCCACAGAGCTATATTTACCAAAGGGCGCCCTAGTTTGGGTAACATTTCTACCATCGTGATTGGGGTAAGAAATACAGGTTCTGATTCTAAAGATTTAGTACTTTGGGTAAACGAAATTCGTCTTTCTGGAATAGAAAACAAAGGAGGCTATGCAGCCAACGCTAACCTCAATTTTAACTTAGGAGATTTTGCTAATGTAAATGCCAACGCTGCTATCTCTACCATAGGATTTGGTTCTATAGACCAAAAACCTACCGAAAGACAGCAAACACAAAACACCGCATTTTCCATCAACACGACAGTAAATGTAGATAAATTCCTTCCTGAAAAAGCAGGAATGAAAATCCCTGTTAACTACTCTTACACCCAAACTATTGAGGATCCTAAGTACAACCCACTTAATGACGATGTCCTCTTTAATGAAGATCCTAAAAAAGACCAACTTAAACAAGTAGTGAGAACTTACACTCAGCAAAGAAGTTTTGGCGTGGTGAATATGAGAAAAGAAAGGGTAAACTCCGAGAAGAAACCTAAGTTCTACGATGTAGAGAACTTAGCTCTTACCGCTGTTTATCACGACGACTATTACAGAGATATCTACACTAAGAAAAACTACCGACAAAATCTAAAGGCTTACATAGACTACAACTACAACTTTAAACCTTGGGTTCTAAAGCCGTTTAATAAACTGATAAGCGACACGGCTAAAATAGCCCCTTATGTAAAATGGGTTAAAGAGTTTAACCTCAACCCTATCCCTACTCGTTTTTCTTTCAGAACAGAGCTAGATAGAAATTATAGCGAACTAGAGTTTAGAAATATTGAAGCCCTACTCAATGGCAATGGCTCCCAAAATTTTGATGTTCTTAAAAACAGAAATTTCTTCTTTGGTTGGCAATATAACCTAGGATTTAATTTCACTAAGTCTTTCAAAGCCGAAATATTCTCTGCCACTAGAACTCTTAACGATGATTGGGCAGTGAATACGATGGACACCAAGTCTATCTTCCAAAACCCTTTTAAAGTGGGACGACCTGTACTCTACAACCACAGAATACAGTTTAATTACCGTTTGCCTTTTGAGCACTTCCCTTACCTAGATTTTGTGAATGCGGAGCTGGGCTATGGGTTGCAATACAACTGGAATGCAAGGTCTACTGTACTTCTTAATAGTGCTAATGGAAATCTAGGAAATGTAGCTCAAAACACCAATAATAAGGTAGCCACTGCTTCGGTGGACATTCCTTTGTTGCTAGGAAAGTTTAAATATTTTAAAAAGTTAGACTCTATCCGACAAGGAAGAAATAGAGAAATAGACTCGCTTAATCAAATTTATGAAAAGGCTTTTGCTAATGAAAACAGCCGTAAGAGATTTAAGTTTAAGTCTTATAGATTTAAAAATCAATTATCTTTAACTCAGAAAGTAATGTCGGCTTTAACTTCCATTAAACAAGCCAACTTCAACTTTAATGAAAATAATGGAACCGTACTTCCTGGGATACTTTCAGAACCGAACTTTTTTGGTATAGGGCGAAGAGGATTTGGAGGACCTACCAGTGGTTTCCTACTAGGCTCTCAAGCTGACATTAGAAGACTCGCCGTAGAAAATAACTGGGTTACTCAGTCAGAGTATCTTAACGACCCTTATACCCAAATGAGCAATAGAAATGTTACGGCTAATATCGTTATAGAGCCTATAAAGAATTTGAGAGTAGATGTTAACTTCCTTCAAACTTATAATAAAATGCTCACTCACGGCGGATTTAATATAGACTTAGATGGCAATCGTGCCAATGGCATACAGTTCTCTTTTGCTAACGAAATGATAAGCTACTCTAACACAGAATTCCTAATAGGTACTACTCTAAAAAATAGCACAGACATCTTTAACGATATTAAAACTAGAGCTAGAGAGTTCTCTAGACTTAATAGTGGTAACTTGACGACTGATGGTTTCGTAGAAGGCTACAGTATTGCCAACACTTATGTTTTGGTTCCTGCATTCCGCTCTGCGTTATCAGGGAAATCAGTTTCTATGAAAAACCCTACCCGCCCTAACTTCCCGTTACCTAACTGGCGACTTACTTACTCTGGACTTAGAAACATTCCGTTTATCAACAGTCAGTTTGAGAAGTTTGATATACAACATGCCTATACTTCTACCTATACAGCCACAGGAATACAGTCTAATATAGATTATTATAACAACCCTAATGCTCTAGATGTAAGAGGTAATAAACTGAATCCTTATGTATTTTCTCAAGCTATGTTTGTAGAAGAGTTTGCTCCTTTTGTAGGTGCTGATGTTACCATGAGAAACCACATGCAGTTTAGAGCTCACTACAACAGAAACAGAATGTTTTTACTAGGCTTAGTAAACCAAACCTTAACCGAAGATTCTGGCTCTGAGTATGTGCTTGGTTTTGGATACATCTTAAAAGATTTAAAACTAAAACTAAGATATAAAGGTAAATCAAAAGATATTAAGAGCGACCTTAATGTTCGTGCCGATTTCTCGTTGAGAGATAACAAGACATCTATCATCAATATCTTAAAAGATGATGCCCAAGTAACGGGAGGACAGCGTTTGCTAGGCATTAAAGTATCTGCGGATTACAATATGTCTCAAAACTTTAACATTCGTTTCTTCTACGACCAACTGATGACGAAGTACAAAATCTCCACAGCATTCCCACTATCTACTGTTAGAGCAGGGTTATCAGCCACATTTACCTTTGGAGGAAACGGAATGTAATACTTTTATGTCAACAATCACTAAAGCTCCAAAAGGTATAAACCTTATTGGAGCTTTTTTATTAGCAATAAAACCACATCACCGATTATTTAGTATCTTTGCCACATGATTAGAATTACTAAGATTTTTTCATTTGAAACCGCTCATGTCCTTTACAACTACGATGGCAAGTGCAAGAATATGCACGGGCATTCGTACAAACTATTTGTTACCGTAAAGGGGGTCCCTATCAATGATTTAGACCACCCTAAAAACGGAATGGTAGTAGATTTTGGGGATATTAAAAAGATTGTGAAAGAAGAAATTGTAGATGTGTGGGACCACGCCGTCTTGCTCAATGCCAACTCACCACATATCAGCTTAGGGAAAGAGTTAGAAGAAAAAGGACACAAAGTAATATTCTGCAACTACCAGCCGACTTGCGAAAATATGCTTTACGACATTGCCGCTAAAATCAAAAACAGGCTCCCCGAGTCTGTGCAACTAGCCTATCTAAAACTCCACGAAACAGAAAACTCCTACGGAGAATGGTTGGCAGAGGAGAATTAGTCTTTTAAAACAGATGTTACCAACGCTATGACGATTACATTAGAAGACAGAAAAAAAATCTACTTCGCCTCTGACCAGCACTTCGGAGCCCCCACTCTAGAAGCCAGTAAACTTAGAGAACAAAAGTTTGTGCAATGGCTAGAAGACATTCGGAAAGATGCCCAAGTGCTGTTCCTTATGGGAGACTTGTTTGATTTTTGGCACGAGTGGCAGTTTGTAGTTCCTAGAGGCTTCGTGAGGGTGCTTGGTAAATTAGCCGAACTTAAAGACCAAGGCATAGACATCTACTTTTTTGTAGGTAACCACGACCTATGGATGAAAGACTACTTTGAGAAAGAACTCGGAATACCCGTTTTTTTTGAAAAAAGATACGCCACCATCAATGGCAAAAGGTTTCTCCTCGCCCACGGCGATGGTTTAGGTCCTGGCGATAAGGGCTACAAAAGAATGAAAAAGGTATTTACCAACCCTCTAGCTCAGTGGTTGTTCAAGTGGATTCACCCCGATATTTCAATGAAGCTTGCCCTGTACCTTTCTCAGAAAAACAAAATGATAAGTGGCGAAGAAGACAAAGAATTTTTGGGTGAAGACCGAGAGTTTTTAGTACGCTATTCCAAAGAAAAACTAAAGGCGGAGCATATAGACTATTTCGTATTTGGGCATAGACACCTCCCGATGATTTTGGAGGTGGGAGCAGGAGCCTCTTATGTTAATCTAGGCGATTGGATTTCTTACTATTCTTATGGTGTTTTTGATGGGACTCAATTTCAGCTTAAATACCTAAGCAACTTATGAGTGAATTCACCCTTACCACTTCCGATGGCTACCCTCTTGCGGTAAGCCTCTTTAAACCAGAAGCAGAGAATACGAATGGTAAATTATTACTCATCAATTCAGCAACAGGAGTAAAACAATATGTCTATTACAGTTTTGCCAAATACCTAATGTCAAAAGGCTACACGGTAATCACTTATGATTATAGAGGCATCGCATCTTCTAAGCCCACTAAAATGAAAGGCTTTAAAGCCAGTATGAGGCTATGGGGAACCGAAGACTATAAAACATTAACCAACTACATCAAAACACATTTTCCTCATTACGAGAAATATATTATGGGACATTCCGTAGGAGCTTTGATTACAGGAATGAACCCAGACACTAATCTTTTTAAAAAGATAATATTTATAGGAGCTCAAGACGCTTATGTAAAACACTTAGATTCTAAAACTAGATGGGCTGCTTACCTAGGTTTTGGTATATTGCAACCTCTACTTACCGAAATGTTAGGGTATTTCCCTGCCTCTATTCTTGGCCTAGGAGAATCTCTTCCAAAGGGTGTAGCTTACGATTGGAGAAGGCTTATTCTTAACAAAAAATCTACTCTTAAACTCCTAGAGATGTCTTATGACTATACAGAGCACCTTCATCAGGATACTTTGGTTCTCTATGCCGATGATGACAACTGGCTCACAGAAAAAGGCGTTAAAAGTTTAATGAACACTTATCATAATCTGAAAGCAAAATATCATATCATAAAATCTGAACTTTCTCCTAAAAACGATATTGGACACATCAACTTTTTTAGAAGTTACAACGCTCCACTATGGCACATTGTGGAAGATTACTTGAAATAAAAATCCAACACGATAATTGTGTTGGATTTTTATTTTGAAGGCGTTGTATTACATCTTACTTTTTAAGATTTCTAATGCCCATTTCATAAAGAGCAAAGCTCATTAAGTCGGCATTTTCGCCTATCACTTGGTCGGTAGAACGCCCCGCTCCGTGTCCTGCATTCATTTCTATTCTAACAAGTGCTGGGTTAGAACAGGTCTGTTTTTCTTGCAATTCCGCTCCAAACTTAAACGAGTGTGCAGGGACTACTCTATCGTCGTGGTCGCTAGTAATAATCATAGTAGAAGGGTAGCAAACGCCTTTCTTAACATTGTGTACAGGAGAGTAAGATTTTAGATATTCAAACATCGCTTTGCTATCTTGTGCCGTACCGTAATCATACGCCCACCCTGCTCCTGCAGTAAAGGTGTGATACCTCAACATATCCAAAACGCCCACACCAGGGAAAGCCACTTTAGCAAGGTCAGGACGCATCGTCATTGTAGCACCCACAAGCAGACCTCCGTTAGAACGCCCAGAAAGTGCCATAAATTCAGGAGAGGTATAACCTTTAGATTGTAAGTATTCGCCAGCCGCTATAAAATCATTAAATACATTTTTCTTTTGCATTTTGGTTCCTGCATCGTGCCATTTTTTACCATACTCGCCACCACCTCTAATATTAGGCACAGCGTAGATGCCTCCGTTTTCCATCCACACCGCATTTACCACAGAGAACGAAGGTGTTAAACTGATATTAAACCCTCCATAAGAATAAAGAATCGTAGGGTTTTTACCGTCTAGCTTAAGCCCCTTCTTATAATTGATGG
Coding sequences within:
- a CDS encoding 6-pyruvoyl trahydropterin synthase family protein, producing the protein MIRITKIFSFETAHVLYNYDGKCKNMHGHSYKLFVTVKGVPINDLDHPKNGMVVDFGDIKKIVKEEIVDVWDHAVLLNANSPHISLGKELEEKGHKVIFCNYQPTCENMLYDIAAKIKNRLPESVQLAYLKLHETENSYGEWLAEEN
- a CDS encoding alpha/beta hydrolase family protein, producing MSEFTLTTSDGYPLAVSLFKPEAENTNGKLLLINSATGVKQYVYYSFAKYLMSKGYTVITYDYRGIASSKPTKMKGFKASMRLWGTEDYKTLTNYIKTHFPHYEKYIMGHSVGALITGMNPDTNLFKKIIFIGAQDAYVKHLDSKTRWAAYLGFGILQPLLTEMLGYFPASILGLGESLPKGVAYDWRRLILNKKSTLKLLEMSYDYTEHLHQDTLVLYADDDNWLTEKGVKSLMNTYHNLKAKYHIIKSELSPKNDIGHINFFRSYNAPLWHIVEDYLK
- a CDS encoding UDP-2,3-diacylglucosamine diphosphatase, which gives rise to MTITLEDRKKIYFASDQHFGAPTLEASKLREQKFVQWLEDIRKDAQVLFLMGDLFDFWHEWQFVVPRGFVRVLGKLAELKDQGIDIYFFVGNHDLWMKDYFEKELGIPVFFEKRYATINGKRFLLAHGDGLGPGDKGYKRMKKVFTNPLAQWLFKWIHPDISMKLALYLSQKNKMISGEEDKEFLGEDREFLVRYSKEKLKAEHIDYFVFGHRHLPMILEVGAGASYVNLGDWISYYSYGVFDGTQFQLKYLSNL